GTATGGCTCGCCGCCGATTCCGCGCGTCACCAGGTCGTCGATCATCACGCCGATATAGGCTTCGTCCCGCCGCAGGACGAGCGGGGACTCGCCGCGAACGCTGAGCGCAGCATTGATTCCTGCCATCAGGCCCTGCGCGCCGGCTTCCTCGTAGCCGGTAGTGCCATTGATCTGACCGGCAAAGAACAATCCTTCGATTAGCTTGGTCTCGAGCGACGGATTCAACTGGGTCGGATCCGAGAAATCGTACTCGATCGCATAGCCCGGGCGCATGATTTCCGCGCGCTCCAGTCCCTTTATCGATCGCACCATCGCGAGCTGCACATCTAGCGGCAGGCTGGTCGAAAGTCCGTTGGGGTAAACCTCCATCGTGTCACGGCCCTCGGGCTCGAGAAAAACCTGATGCCGCTCCTTATCGCGGAAGCGCATCACCTTGTCCTCGACCGAAGGGCAATAGCGCGGCCCGCGGCTTTGGATAACTCCGGAGTACATCGGCGAGCGATCGATACCACCGCGGATGATCTCGTGCGTCCGCTCATTCGTGTAGGTGAGATGACACGGCACCTGGTCCTGCTCGATCCGCGCGGTGCGGAACGAAAACGGCGGTGGCGGAACGTCGCCCGGCTGAAGCTCAAGCTGCGAATAGTCGATACTGCGGCTGTCCAGGCGCGGGCACGTGCCCGTCTTGAGGCGCCCGAGGCGAAAGCCGAGTTGCGCCAGGTGCTCGCTGAGGCCCATCGCCGCGAAATCACCCGCACGGCCTGCCGAGTAATTCTTTAGCCCGATATGCACCAGACCCTTGAGGAACGTGCCGGTGGTCAGCACCACGCAATCGGCCTCGAACGTCTCGCCGATGAGCGATTCGACGCCGCGCACGCGGCCGCCCGCGACGAGCAATCGCTCCACGCTCGCCTGGCGAATCGTCAGATTCGGCGTCACCTCGAGCACGCGCTTCATCCGCGAGCGATACGCGGCCTTGTCTGCCTGGGCGCGGCGCGCCCGAACCGCGGGTCCCTTGCGGGTGTTGAGGAAGCGGAACTGGATGCCGGTTTCGTCTATCGCGAGGGCCATCTCGCCGCCCAGCGCGTCGATTTCGCGCACCAGATGGCCCTTGCCGATACCGCCGATCGCCGGATTACACGACATCTGGCCGATGTGGTCGAGATTGAGCGTCAGCATGAGCGTGGGGACGCCCATCCGCGCCGCGGCCAGCGAGGCTTCGATTCCCGCGTGGCCGGCGCCGACCACGATTACGCCGAACTTCATAGAGGTGGGAATTATGGCGCGCGCGCGGCGGCGGGCCAAGCGGGATTCATGCTACTAACTGTAATGAAATACTACTTCCCGATACAAAACTCGCGGAACACCGCGTCGAGCACGTCCTCCGCGCCGACCACTCCCGTGAGCGCGCTTAGCGCCATGGCGGCGGCCGCCGCGTCGACCGCGACGATTTCCGGCGGCATCCCCGCAAGCGCGCTCGCGCGAGCGCTCTCGAGCGCTTCCAGAGCCTTCGCCAGCGCCTCGCGATGGCGTTCGCGGGAAATCGCCACGCCGTCGGCGGGGCTCTCGGCGGCAAGCGTCTCGACCGCGCGCGCTAGCTCGTCGCGCAGCGCCGGCGCGCCCTCGGCGTCGAGCGCCGAAAACCGCATCACCGGCATCCCGATACCACGCCGCAGCAGATCGGCCGGCGCGAGCACCGGCGGTCGCAGGTCGGACTTGTTGAGCAGGGCGACGCCCGCGCGCCCCTGGCAAAGCCCGAGCACCCGCGCGTCTTCGTCCTCGAACGGGCGCGAGGAATCGAAAACCGCGATCAACAAATCGGCCTCCGCGACGCTGCCGAGCGTGCGCCCAATCCCGATACGCTCGACCTCGTCGGCCGCCTCGCGTACGCCGGCAGTGTCCTGAAGAACCAGCTGCCAGGGACCGAGCGTGACCGATTCTTCGATAACGTCGCGCGTGGTGCCGGGCGTCGCCGTCACGATCGCGCGATCGGCGCCGAGAATCAGGTTCAGCACGCTCGACTTGCCGGCATTGGGCTTGCCCACGATAGCGGCGCGTGCGCCGTCGCGCGCAAGACGCCCGCGCCTGAAGCTGTCATGCAGAAGCGCGACGTCGGCGGCAACTTGGGCGATTTCCCCGGCGACCTGTTCGCGCCCCGGCAGTTTCAGCCCTTCGTCGGCGAAGTCGATCTCGGCCTCAAGATGCGCCAGAACCCCGATTACCGTACCACGCAGATAGTCCACCCGTTGCGCCAGTGCACCGTCTAGTTGTGCTATTGCATGCTTAAGTGCGCTTTCACTCCGAGCATCTATCAGATCCGCAACCGCCTCGGCCTCGGTCAGGTCGATCCGTCCGTTGAGGAATGCGCGCCGGCTGAACTCGCCCGGCTCGGCCATCCGGGCGCCGGCCGCGATCGCCATTCCCAAGACGCGGCGGACGATATATGGGCCGCCATGACAGTGAAATTCGACGACATCCTCGCCCGTGAGGCTTGCGGGACCGGGCATGGCGACGCACATCGCGCGGTCGATAACTCCACCGGTTTGGGGGTCGCGAATCTCGCCCAGGGTGAGTCGGCGGGGGCGTGGCGCGCCCGCACGGAGGGGATGCCACAGACTCGAGGCTATCCGCGTCGCGTCGCCGCCCGAAAGTCGCACGATCGCAACGGCGCCCCTGCCTGGCGGCGTGGCGGGCGCGACGATAGTGTCCTCGGCATACATGTGGGAAGCAAATATAGCTCAATTTTGGATCGTGTAAGCTTCTCATCGCGAAAGCTCCTCCGTAAAAGCTCCTCCATGACTGCTTCGTCCGGGCGCCGCTTTTTCCGTACCATTTTCCACGGATGGGCTTGCCCGCGCGGCGCCTGTATGGT
This genomic interval from Candidatus Binataceae bacterium contains the following:
- the mnmG gene encoding tRNA uridine-5-carboxymethylaminomethyl(34) synthesis enzyme MnmG, which encodes MKFGVIVVGAGHAGIEASLAAARMGVPTLMLTLNLDHIGQMSCNPAIGGIGKGHLVREIDALGGEMALAIDETGIQFRFLNTRKGPAVRARRAQADKAAYRSRMKRVLEVTPNLTIRQASVERLLVAGGRVRGVESLIGETFEADCVVLTTGTFLKGLVHIGLKNYSAGRAGDFAAMGLSEHLAQLGFRLGRLKTGTCPRLDSRSIDYSQLELQPGDVPPPPFSFRTARIEQDQVPCHLTYTNERTHEIIRGGIDRSPMYSGVIQSRGPRYCPSVEDKVMRFRDKERHQVFLEPEGRDTMEVYPNGLSTSLPLDVQLAMVRSIKGLERAEIMRPGYAIEYDFSDPTQLNPSLETKLIEGLFFAGQINGTTGYEEAGAQGLMAGINAALSVRGESPLVLRRDEAYIGVMIDDLVTRGIGGEPYRMFTSRAEYRLLLREDNADRRLSPIGERIGLLGAATGERLRSKDERVKREVARLSETLVVASEAANSRLVDCGSTPLAHPARAFELLKRPEVSYPAVLAIAGLERELDPDEAAQLEIDVKYEGYVKRQAEMVDRFKRLEDAVIPDWVDYSAVSGLSTEVRERLTSVRPRSLGQAARMPGITPAAISLIAIHLRNCRDRAVGASRGSSDS
- the mnmE gene encoding tRNA uridine-5-carboxymethylaminomethyl(34) synthesis GTPase MnmE — translated: MYAEDTIVAPATPPGRGAVAIVRLSGGDATRIASSLWHPLRAGAPRPRRLTLGEIRDPQTGGVIDRAMCVAMPGPASLTGEDVVEFHCHGGPYIVRRVLGMAIAAGARMAEPGEFSRRAFLNGRIDLTEAEAVADLIDARSESALKHAIAQLDGALAQRVDYLRGTVIGVLAHLEAEIDFADEGLKLPGREQVAGEIAQVAADVALLHDSFRRGRLARDGARAAIVGKPNAGKSSVLNLILGADRAIVTATPGTTRDVIEESVTLGPWQLVLQDTAGVREAADEVERIGIGRTLGSVAEADLLIAVFDSSRPFEDEDARVLGLCQGRAGVALLNKSDLRPPVLAPADLLRRGIGMPVMRFSALDAEGAPALRDELARAVETLAAESPADGVAISRERHREALAKALEALESARASALAGMPPEIVAVDAAAAAMALSALTGVVGAEDVLDAVFREFCIGK